The Haloarcula rubripromontorii region TGGCGGGTGGTAGCCCCGTCAAACGCTCGCTGCTCTCCGGGAACGTCGATGGCACTGTCATTATGGAACCCATCCCAACTGCGCTTGAACAGAGAGGCGCACCCTTTGAGCGCATTACGTGGGCTGGCTCGTTCATGTCAGGCCAGCCTGGCGGCATCATGTTCATGCACGACCGCCTCTGGGACGATCACCCGGACATCGCGAAGTCTGTAATTACCCAACATTCGCGTGCCACTGAAACCATTCAGGAACAGCCGGCTATCGCTGCGGAGGCCGTGAGTAAGGCCAAAGGCGACAAACTCCCGACGAAGATTGCTCGGAAAGCCCTCAGGTCGAAGGCGTCGAACTACATCAGCGACCCGGCACAGATTACAGAGAGTACGCAGCTTTTCGCTGCGCAGATGGAGGAACTCGGCCAGATCGAAAGCGGAGTGTCTACCGACAAACTCTTCGAGCAGTCACTCTACGACGACATCGCCGAATAGGATGGCCACCGAATTTGACCCAGTAGCGGACTCATCCGGCATCCGCTCTCAGCCGACAACTACGACTGCGTTCGGCCGAGAATGGAATCTGACACGTCTGTGGTATGGATCTGTGGGAACTGCTGGATTTCTGGCAGTCTGGTGGGCGGGGGGCCGTGAAGTTCCGTCGTACCTGTTGCCGACTCCCAGCGAGGTGGCGGGCGCGCTGTGGACGGAGCTGGTTAGCGGCGAATTACTTGTTCATCTCAGTGAGAGTCTCCTCCACTACGTTCCCGGTGTCGCCGTTGGCATTGTGGCTGGCGGTCTACTTGGCATCGGCATGGGGTGGAGTCTGGTCATTGACGCCGCCCTCACACCCATCGTGCGGGTACTCCGGCCGATTCCACCATTGG contains the following coding sequences:
- a CDS encoding ABC transporter substrate-binding protein; translated protein: MDTLSVAFKPPFPFLQYHVMNQEGYFEQLDPDIEATNFANEGLTIVSAYSDGDIDLAFMGITPAIKMKSKDVPGKVTAANHKNGFVVFAHEDFAALWDEHGADAFRVFREKNGRKFKFSTFPKGSVAFILLHYWLREELGISPDLVDIEPMAGGSPVKRSLLSGNVDGTVIMEPIPTALEQRGAPFERITWAGSFMSGQPGGIMFMHDRLWDDHPDIAKSVITQHSRATETIQEQPAIAAEAVSKAKGDKLPTKIARKALRSKASNYISDPAQITESTQLFAAQMEELGQIESGVSTDKLFEQSLYDDIAE